From Pseudodesulfovibrio nedwellii:
TTTTTCGGCGCGTTTTTTGAAAACGCCTAAGGAATTTCTTCGCACGAACAGCCGTTGTTGATTCTTTTTTTGCAACACCCATTCTTTTCCCTTTACGCGATTTTTCGCCTCCAACGGTCATCCTTGGCTGATAAATGCCGATTTTTATCGTTTTTACAGACGATCGTGGGTAAAATTTGGACGTTTGTGCCGTTCACCTTTGTCGGATTTTGTTAACAGTTTCAACTTACTGCTGAAGTGCTATTCAGAATTTTCAGAAATAAGGAGAAACAATGCTTGCACGATATGTCACTCTTGCCGTCGCATTGACGACGCTTTTACTCTTCACGAGTCATGCCTTTGCAGAGGATGATCAGGAGGTAAAGTTGAAAGGAGTAACGGTCACGGCTCAGAAACGGGAGGAGAATGTTCAGGACGTTCCCGTCAGCATGAATGTTGTCACGGGAATTGATATTGAGGAAGCTCGGATTACTGATTTGTCTGAATTAATTCAGTATACTCCTAATGTCTTTTCAACCCAGTCACTCGATAATCGGTCCATGGTCATACGAGGGATATCAACCATGAACACAGCACTAAGTCCGGCGGTTGGTCTTTTTGTCGATGATATCCCGTATGCCATTAATAGAATGCAAAATCCTGCCCTTTTGGATGTCGAACGTGTCGAGGTTTTACGCGGTCCCCAAGGCACTCTGTATGGCAAAAACACAGAATCCGGCGCTATTAATATCATCACCCGGCAGCCGGACAACGAGTTGCGAGGCAAAATCTTTGGTGAATATGGATTTTATGACATAGGTAAAGCCGTGCCGCTATACCGAGCGGGTGGTAACGTGAGCGGCCCTATTTTGGAAGATGAGCTGTTTGTTGGTGTCGCGTTCCAGGGTAAAACCTCTGATAGTTACATGGAAAATATTTACGACGGGGACAAAAGTGCTGCCGAGTATGATCAGAAGATCGGCAGGGTTTCTTTGCGTTGGACTCCTGCACAGGTGTGGGATATTTCTTTCATCGTAGATGCAGAGAAGAATAACAATAAATATGCATGGTTGCGATATGAATCTGGCGCCGGAGCCAGCGACAAACATAAGTCCAACTGGAATGGCGGAAACGACTGGGACACGGACAGTAACAATCAAGTTCTCAAAGCCAAATACAGCGGCAAACATTTCGACCTGCTTTCCATTACAAGCCGAAGCGATTACCGGACCGAAATTCTCAATGACGCGGACTTCGGCCCTTTTAATTTTGGAAATCAAGACTTCACGTTCGACTGCGTTTCCTACAATCAAGAACTCAGGCTGTCGTCTCCCAATGATGGGAAAGCGTTGGAATGGTTGGTCGGCCTGTTCGGTTCCAAGGACAAGACGTTTGCGAAATCACACACCCCCGTGTACTTCGCGGTGCGCGATACGGATATTGATATCGGGACAGTGGCCGTCTTCGGGCAGGCCACATATACACTGTTTGACAGTCTGCATCTGACTGTGGGGACTCGTTACGAACATCAGAATTTGGAAGGAAAACAAACCA
This genomic window contains:
- a CDS encoding TonB-dependent receptor — encoded protein: MLARYVTLAVALTTLLLFTSHAFAEDDQEVKLKGVTVTAQKREENVQDVPVSMNVVTGIDIEEARITDLSELIQYTPNVFSTQSLDNRSMVIRGISTMNTALSPAVGLFVDDIPYAINRMQNPALLDVERVEVLRGPQGTLYGKNTESGAINIITRQPDNELRGKIFGEYGFYDIGKAVPLYRAGGNVSGPILEDELFVGVAFQGKTSDSYMENIYDGDKSAAEYDQKIGRVSLRWTPAQVWDISFIVDAEKNNNKYAWLRYESGAGASDKHKSNWNGGNDWDTDSNNQVLKAKYSGKHFDLLSITSRSDYRTEILNDADFGPFNFGNQDFTFDCVSYNQELRLSSPNDGKALEWLVGLFGSKDKTFAKSHTPVYFAVRDTDIDIGTVAVFGQATYTLFDSLHLTVGTRYEHQNLEGKQTNQFAATPKYSHSETNDEFLPKLSIAYDLTDDIMAYGTYSKGFLSGGYNFHMGNNADDMYFKPEHTTSYEAGFKSVFWDSRLTVNAALFHIDIKDKQVIEWPVGGAPTLRRVSNAAQASSNGLELEVSARPWNEIEFFGGVGYTEAKFDNWVAPRPGGNSFDYKGKYLPNAPKYTYNLGAQYRAMNGLFLRGDLLGTGSYYCDSENTQKVDGYKTVNLKVGYSWEDVDAVLWANNVFNESYVVSRMAYMGSLVQDGEPRSTGLTLTYRF